GCCTGGTTCGTTTCCGGGGGGATAAAGAACGGGCCAAAAAAGTCTATACCGGGCTGAAACACCTGACCGGCGCCGATGTAGCCGAGGCGGTTTTATTCTGTGCCACCCGCCCGCCGCATGTCAATATCAACCAGTTGCGAATCCTGCCGACCGACCAGGCCTCCGCCCTGATAACCAACCGGAAGGCGTAAAAAAGAAAGGACGGGGGTCCCGGACTCCCGCCCTGCTCCTGAGTTATTTTTGTGCGCGGCAAACGTCCTATTCTTTACCAGCAGATCGGCGGCGGACCACTCTTGTACAAATAATAAATGAAATAGGTGACATCAAGAATGTTTAAGCCGTTATCATTATTGATATCACCGCAGATATAATCGGCATCGGCAGTGAAACTCCAGACCGGGCTCCAGTCGCTCCATCCGCAGACATTGCTGACGGCGCAGACACGCCAGTAATACGTTGTCCCGGCTGTCAAACCGTGCACTGTTCGATCATCCCAGGAAAGCTGACCATTAATAACAGGAACGGTAAAATCTGGCGCTTCGCTTACCTGTAACCAGTACGAGTAAGCCCCCCCGACACCCTGCCAGTCAAGCGTAATCGGCTGGTTGAGCGATGGTGATCCGTCGGCCGGTCCCACCAGCTCCGGAATCTCAGCAACCGGGCAGTGAGTCGTGAATGATCGCGTTTCAGACCAGCCCGAAACGCCGTAATGAGCATATGTCTTAACCTTCCAGTAGTATGTTGTCCCCAGATCGGCTTCGGTCCAGATATATGATAGGCCGTAAACGACATAATTTTCCATAACCAACGGCGGATTGAAACCGGGGTCATCGTCAATTGAAATGGTGAAGTAATCGAAATCGACGGCACAATTCCATTCGAAATAAACCGGAATCGGTTCATCGACAGCGGCTTCGAGCGGCGCCGTCAAAGCTGGTGTGGCATCGACTGTTGTAAATGTCCAGGTGTCGGTCCAGGGCAACCTTTCCATGTTTATCTGGGATTGTATCTTATAGTAATAGGTTTTATTGTAAGTCGGCCATTTTTCGGTTTCGAAGTAATCATTCCAGAGGAAGAATGTATCTTCAATCACCCATTCATTAAAGTAATAAGGATATGTGAAGGTTGGTTCATCATCGATCGATATGAAAAAATATTCGGCCTCGACAGGTGTTGTCCATTCGATCATTACCGGAACATCGACCCCGGTCTGCCCATTATTGGGGACCTGTAAAATCGGTCGCCTGTCGAAAATTGTAAATGACCAGGTTTCGCTCCAATCTGTAGTGGGCCCGGATAATAAAAAAGCCCTCACCCGCCAGTATAGAGTAAGATTATCCCAGTTACTGCATTGAAAATTCCATAGAGTATCGTTAAAACCATAGCTTAGTAAGAAAGGAGAACTGAAATCAGGAACGGTATCAATTTCAAGGGAATAATGATATGCATCCGGATTGGAAGACCAGATAAAATCAAAGGGGCATTCGAGATCGGTAGTTCCGTTAGCCGGACTGATAAGCTCCGGCCCTGCCACCTGGGCCAATATGGCCGGACTTAAACCCAGGCATATTAAAATTGCGAGAGAAAAAACAAAGGGTTTCATATCGGTCCCTCCTGCTATATTTAATGAAATTAAGAGATAATCGATTTTTCAGAAAAGTGCCGCCGGAAAAAATGAAAATATGACCCGGCAAAAAAACGCTTTATAAATTCAATATAACAAAGATGACAGAGTGGTCAAGACAAAATTGGCCGGGTCTCAGTGGGTTGTACAGCCTGCCCATCGAATGATTATAGCCTGCTTACTGCAATTGGCCGGGCACCTTACACCATGATGCGGGAAGCTCCCTTGCCTTATTGAATAATACCTACATTTCATACCTACCAGCGCATGACAAGAGACCCACCCAAAGATCGGACCACCCGGCCGGCCGACCAGTCTTCCACCCTTATCACTAACCGGAAGAGGCAGGGATATAAGCGGCTTTGTGGAGTATCGAAATAATTATGCACAGCAAGCTATAAGGCACCAATTCGTAACCTCTCTTCTATATATAATACCAAAGATGTAAATAATAAACCATAATAGCATGCAGAACAGAGCCTTACGTCGTATTATGCATGCCTTTTATGCTCCAAAGTGAGAGGCAAAAAAATAAAAAGA
The Candidatus Zixiibacteriota bacterium DNA segment above includes these coding regions:
- a CDS encoding fibronectin type III domain-containing protein; this encodes MKPFVFSLAILICLGLSPAILAQVAGPELISPANGTTDLECPFDFIWSSNPDAYHYSLEIDTVPDFSSPFLLSYGFNDTLWNFQCSNWDNLTLYWRVRAFLLSGPTTDWSETWSFTIFDRRPILQVPNNGQTGVDVPVMIEWTTPVEAEYFFISIDDEPTFTYPYYFNEWVIEDTFFLWNDYFETEKWPTYNKTYYYKIQSQINMERLPWTDTWTFTTVDATPALTAPLEAAVDEPIPVYFEWNCAVDFDYFTISIDDDPGFNPPLVMENYVVYGLSYIWTEADLGTTYYWKVKTYAHYGVSGWSETRSFTTHCPVAEIPELVGPADGSPSLNQPITLDWQGVGGAYSYWLQVSEAPDFTVPVINGQLSWDDRTVHGLTAGTTYYWRVCAVSNVCGWSDWSPVWSFTADADYICGDINNDNGLNILDVTYFIYYLYKSGPPPICW